A portion of the Burkholderia sp. GAS332 genome contains these proteins:
- a CDS encoding phosphonate transport system ATP-binding protein, translating to MEAIRIERLSKTFSNGRKALDEIDLRVEPGEMVALIGASGSGKSTLLRHIAGFTASDAQPSQIAILGRPIQQNGRIVREVRSIRRDIGFVFQQFNLVNRLSVESNVLIGALARLPLWRRLTGRFPNAERVLSIAALNEVGIGDHAHERAANLSGGQQQRAALARALVQRARIVLADEPIASLDPESSRRVMEMLRTLNLEHQLTVLVSLHQVDIAMQYCPRTVALRRGKVVYDGPSAALSPALLKKLYGDDARELLDKAAADSAAHPAGDNADGIDTSATAQDATPASTRYAFALNPAHAN from the coding sequence ATGGAAGCAATTCGTATCGAACGGTTGAGCAAGACATTCAGCAACGGCCGCAAGGCGCTGGACGAAATCGATCTGCGGGTCGAGCCGGGTGAAATGGTGGCCTTGATCGGCGCCTCGGGCTCGGGCAAGTCGACGCTGTTGCGGCATATCGCGGGCTTCACGGCCTCGGATGCGCAGCCGTCGCAGATCGCGATTCTCGGCCGGCCGATCCAGCAGAACGGCCGCATCGTGCGAGAAGTGCGCAGCATTCGCCGCGATATCGGTTTCGTGTTCCAGCAATTCAATCTGGTGAACCGGCTCTCCGTGGAGAGCAACGTGCTGATCGGCGCGCTCGCGCGGCTGCCTTTGTGGCGCCGTCTCACCGGACGCTTTCCGAACGCCGAGCGGGTCTTGTCGATAGCTGCGCTCAATGAAGTCGGCATTGGCGACCATGCGCACGAACGCGCCGCCAACCTCTCGGGCGGCCAGCAGCAACGCGCGGCATTGGCGCGAGCGCTAGTGCAACGCGCGCGCATCGTGCTCGCCGACGAACCGATCGCCTCGCTCGATCCTGAATCGTCGCGCCGCGTGATGGAGATGCTGCGCACGCTGAATCTGGAGCATCAACTGACCGTGCTGGTATCGCTGCATCAGGTCGACATTGCGATGCAGTATTGCCCGCGCACCGTTGCGCTACGCCGCGGCAAGGTGGTCTACGACGGCCCCTCCGCCGCGCTGAGCCCTGCGCTGCTCAAGAAGCTCTATGGCGATGACGCCCGCGAACTGCTTGACAAAGCCGCCGCCGATAGCGCGGCCCATCCTGCCGGCGACAACGCTGACGGCATCGATACCAGCGCAACCGCTCAAGACGCCACGCCCGCTTCAACGCGTTACGCGTTCGCCCTCAATCCCGCGCACGCCAACTGA
- a CDS encoding phosphonate transport system substrate-binding protein → MKLLRSLITLTVGAAAFACVASAQAEDLNLGIISTDSSSVLKERWAPLIADMNKQTGLNVKAFFATDYAGIIEGMRFNKVQVGYFGNASAIEAVDRAQGEVFAKVLYANGDAGYKSVLITNVNSRFKTLDDVFKNTKDVTLGFGDPNSTSGTLIPGYYLFAQHNTPVNTSFKAVLPSSHEANLLAVVNNKIDIATNNTEELDTLKQQHPDKFAQVRVLWTSPLIPSDPLVWRKDLPQATKDKIRNFFVNYGKTDPHEKAVMAGITGYAGFAASSDAQLLPIRQVALFQQKQKIESDTHLSDDDRKTQLAALDAKLSALNTAVSKQ, encoded by the coding sequence ATGAAACTCTTGCGTTCACTGATCACGCTGACCGTCGGCGCGGCTGCATTCGCCTGCGTCGCCAGCGCACAAGCCGAAGACCTCAACCTCGGCATCATCTCGACCGACTCCTCCTCCGTGCTGAAAGAGCGCTGGGCGCCGCTGATCGCGGACATGAACAAGCAAACCGGCCTGAACGTCAAAGCGTTCTTCGCGACCGACTACGCGGGCATCATCGAAGGCATGCGCTTTAACAAGGTCCAGGTCGGTTATTTCGGCAATGCGTCGGCGATCGAAGCGGTGGATCGCGCGCAAGGCGAAGTGTTCGCGAAGGTCCTGTATGCGAATGGTGACGCAGGTTACAAGTCGGTGCTGATCACCAACGTGAACAGCCGCTTCAAGACGCTCGACGACGTGTTTAAAAACACCAAGGACGTCACGCTCGGTTTCGGCGATCCGAACTCCACCTCAGGCACGCTGATCCCTGGCTATTACCTGTTCGCCCAGCACAACACGCCGGTCAACACGTCGTTCAAGGCGGTGCTGCCGTCGAGCCACGAGGCGAATCTGCTGGCTGTGGTGAACAACAAGATCGATATCGCGACCAACAACACCGAGGAGCTCGACACGCTGAAACAGCAGCATCCGGATAAGTTTGCACAAGTCCGCGTGCTGTGGACGTCGCCGCTGATTCCGTCGGACCCGCTGGTATGGCGCAAGGATCTGCCGCAAGCCACCAAGGACAAGATCCGCAACTTCTTCGTGAACTACGGCAAGACCGACCCGCATGAAAAAGCGGTAATGGCGGGGATTACGGGCTACGCCGGCTTCGCGGCATCCTCGGATGCGCAGTTGCTGCCGATCCGCCAGGTCGCGTTGTTCCAGCAGAAGCAGAAGATCGAAAGCGACACGCATCTGTCCGATGACGACCGCAAGACCCAGCTGGCCGCGCTCGATGCCAAGCTGAGCGCACTCAACACTGCCGTCTCCAAGCAATGA
- a CDS encoding Zinc carboxypeptidase → MQPLSFLPDSFAEYEDLKTILDQGSASFEIRTVCETTVRGRQFAVHTASIGSTDPLAPAIGFFAGIHGLERIGSQLVLDYMRALLARLEWDELLVRQLQSIRLIFMPIVNPGGMWASTRANPNGVDLMRNAPQNADERVPLLAGGQRVGAWLPWYRGQQGAPMEPEAAALLRVVETDMAARPLSIALDCHSGYGWRDSIWFPYARTRKLMPHLPEMYLLKTMFERAHPHHGYAFEPQSHQYLLHGDLWDFAYDRTPPPNILLPMTLELGSWLWIKKNPRQLFSRQGMFNPVKAHRTARVLRRHANLLDFLARAAYSSQRWLPQGNRREQLLQSAIDHWTHPEAS, encoded by the coding sequence ATGCAGCCTTTGAGTTTTCTTCCCGACAGTTTTGCGGAGTACGAAGATCTCAAGACGATCCTCGACCAGGGCAGCGCCAGCTTCGAGATCCGCACCGTCTGCGAGACGACGGTGCGCGGCCGACAATTCGCCGTGCACACCGCGAGCATCGGTTCGACCGATCCGCTCGCGCCGGCGATCGGCTTTTTTGCCGGCATTCATGGGCTCGAACGGATTGGCTCGCAACTCGTGCTCGATTACATGCGCGCGCTGCTTGCCCGGCTGGAATGGGATGAGCTGCTGGTCCGGCAATTGCAGTCGATTCGTCTGATCTTTATGCCGATCGTCAATCCGGGCGGTATGTGGGCCTCCACGCGCGCTAATCCCAACGGTGTCGATCTGATGCGCAATGCGCCGCAGAATGCCGACGAACGCGTGCCGCTGCTCGCCGGCGGCCAGCGGGTGGGCGCATGGCTGCCCTGGTATCGCGGCCAGCAAGGCGCGCCGATGGAGCCGGAGGCGGCGGCGCTGCTGCGGGTGGTCGAAACCGACATGGCTGCGCGGCCCTTGAGCATCGCACTCGACTGCCACTCGGGTTACGGCTGGCGCGATAGCATCTGGTTTCCTTACGCGCGTACGCGCAAGCTGATGCCGCATCTGCCGGAAATGTACCTGCTGAAAACCATGTTCGAGCGCGCGCATCCGCATCATGGCTACGCGTTCGAACCGCAGAGTCACCAGTATCTGTTGCACGGCGATCTGTGGGACTTCGCGTACGACCGTACCCCGCCGCCGAACATCCTCCTGCCGATGACACTCGAACTCGGTTCGTGGCTGTGGATCAAGAAGAATCCGCGCCAACTGTTCTCGCGTCAGGGCATGTTCAATCCGGTGAAGGCGCATCGCACCGCCCGCGTGCTGCGGCGTCATGCGAATCTGCTCGATTTCCTCGCGCGCGCGGCGTACTCGTCACAACGCTGGCTGCCGCAAGGCAACCGTCGCGAGCAATTGCTGCAAAGCGCGATCGACCATTGGACCCACCCGGAAGCGTCATGA
- a CDS encoding glutamate dehydrogenase (NAD) — translation MQAKNEEAVTHLLNDVLEFARGRLPEPTFNVVEPFLRHYYDFVDADDLQSRAIADLYGAALAHWQTAQRFVPGSERLRVYNPILEQHGWHSDHTVIEIVNDDMPFLVDSVSMAVNRLGLALHSVVHPVFRIWRGPDGSIVRVGQGAEDAADARSQLASFIHFEVDRCGDAAKLDALRDEIARVLRDVRAAVEDWPKIVELARVTVKGMKTGEAGPEGVEARAFLEWMVADHFTFLGQRDYELVQHGSGFGLRAVPGSGLGILRDAPQPAGAAEVTPLPPAAADIITGSSPIFLTKANSRATVHRPGYLDYVGIKLTGADGKTIGERRFIGLYTSTAYLVSASEIPIVRRKCANIVRRAGFLPKGHLAKSLVTVLETYPRDELFQADEDQLYDIALGVLRLQEHQRTRLFVRRDRFDRFVSCLVFVPRDKYNTDMRQRIANLLVDAFNGESVEFTPLLSESTLARIHFVVHAKPGGMPNVDTRELEARLVQVTRRWQDDLADALLDAFGEEQGNRLLQHYADSFPPGYRDDYPARTAVRDIELIERVQGTERLAMNLYRPIEAGPRAFRFKVYRAGLPIALSRSLPMLEHLGVRVDEERPYLIEALDATPAWIHDFGLELADDAEFDIERVKDLFEDAFEQVWTGGIESDDFNRLVLRAQLNAREVTILRAYAKYLRQVGSTFSDAYIERAVTGNPGIARMLVELFIARFDPALGDTREARVDGLLKRIDSALDQVPNLDEDRILRQFLGVIKATQRTNYYRFDADGHPKPYLSFKFNPAQVPGLPEPKPMFEIWVYSPRVEGVHLRGGRVARGGLRWSDRREDFRTEVLGLMKAQMVKNVVIVPVGSKGGFVVKNPPPPTERDAWMREGIACYQTFLRGLLDLTDNLAGTTVVPPPDVVRHDPDDPYLVVAADKGTATFSDYANAISQAYGFWLDDAFASGGSVGYDHKKMAITARGAWESVKRHFREMGVDTQATDFTVVGVGDMSGDVFGNGMLLSPHIKLVAAFDHRHIFLDPNPDPAVSLAERGRLFMLDRSSWADYDPSMISAGGGVFPRTAKTIPLSPAVQSVLGISAPALAPTELMRAIFQAPVDLLYNGGIGTYVKASRETHQQVGDRANDAIRVNGADLRCKVVAEGGNLGLTQLGRIEFAQRGGRINTDAIDNSAGVDCSDHEVNIKILLGLVVSDGEMTEKQRNALLAEMTDEVGLLVLQDNYYQTQALSIAGRYGVELLDAEARLMRYLERAGRLNRVIEFLPTDEEVAERQAAKQGLTTPERAVLLAYSKMWLYDALLESSMPEDPLVSDLLVEYFPKPLRQRFSEPMQRHPLRREILATHLTNALVNRVGCEFVHRLMEETDAQPGDIVRACIMARDVFDLDDVWRSIDALDNRVADDVQARMFVEVARVVERSALWFLRQLQSGAVSDGDVAGLLARCRDAAQRLAPQWPALLPTADLEALSERQRMLVDAGVDSELAVRIAAGSDISAALLDIAEVSSTCGRSLELVAGVYFALGTLLNYGWISERASALSAPTHWDMLARATALAEFARLKRALTTSALTGADEASTPDALVHTWREKRAAQLERYARLLADLRATGGASLSMLLVIVREMAALERA, via the coding sequence ATGCAAGCAAAGAATGAAGAAGCCGTCACGCACCTGCTGAACGATGTCCTCGAATTTGCGCGTGGACGCCTGCCGGAGCCGACCTTCAACGTCGTCGAGCCCTTCCTGCGGCACTACTACGATTTCGTCGACGCCGACGATCTGCAAAGCCGCGCGATTGCCGATCTTTACGGCGCGGCGCTTGCGCACTGGCAAACCGCGCAGCGCTTCGTGCCTGGCAGCGAACGGCTGCGCGTCTACAACCCGATACTCGAACAGCATGGCTGGCATTCCGATCACACGGTGATCGAGATCGTCAACGACGACATGCCGTTTCTGGTCGATTCGGTGTCGATGGCGGTCAACCGCCTCGGGCTTGCGCTGCATTCAGTCGTGCATCCGGTGTTTCGCATCTGGCGCGGGCCGGATGGCAGCATTGTGCGCGTGGGCCAGGGCGCTGAAGATGCCGCCGATGCGCGCTCGCAGCTTGCCTCGTTTATTCACTTCGAAGTCGATCGTTGCGGCGACGCAGCGAAGCTCGACGCATTGCGTGACGAGATCGCCAGGGTGCTGCGCGACGTGCGCGCCGCCGTGGAAGACTGGCCGAAGATCGTCGAACTCGCGCGCGTCACGGTCAAAGGCATGAAGACCGGCGAGGCGGGGCCGGAAGGTGTCGAGGCCCGCGCGTTCCTCGAATGGATGGTGGCCGATCATTTCACCTTTCTCGGCCAGCGTGACTATGAATTGGTGCAGCACGGCAGCGGTTTTGGCTTGCGCGCTGTGCCGGGCTCCGGGCTCGGCATTCTGCGTGACGCGCCGCAGCCCGCCGGCGCGGCCGAAGTCACGCCGTTGCCACCCGCGGCCGCCGATATCATCACCGGATCGTCGCCCATTTTTCTGACCAAGGCAAACTCGCGCGCCACGGTGCACCGGCCGGGCTATCTGGATTACGTTGGCATCAAGCTGACCGGTGCGGATGGCAAGACGATCGGCGAGCGGCGTTTTATCGGCCTGTATACGTCGACCGCGTACCTGGTGTCGGCCTCGGAGATTCCGATCGTGCGGCGCAAATGCGCGAACATCGTGCGGCGGGCCGGTTTTCTGCCGAAGGGCCACCTGGCCAAATCACTGGTGACGGTGCTCGAAACCTATCCGCGCGACGAACTCTTTCAAGCCGACGAGGACCAGCTCTACGATATCGCGCTGGGTGTGCTGCGTTTGCAGGAGCATCAGCGCACGCGTCTGTTCGTGCGGCGTGACCGCTTTGACCGCTTCGTGTCGTGTCTCGTGTTCGTGCCGCGCGACAAGTACAACACCGATATGCGGCAGCGCATTGCCAACCTGCTGGTCGATGCATTCAACGGGGAAAGTGTCGAATTCACGCCGCTGTTGTCGGAGTCGACGCTCGCGCGCATTCACTTTGTCGTGCATGCGAAACCGGGTGGCATGCCCAATGTCGATACGCGTGAACTCGAAGCGCGGCTCGTTCAGGTCACGCGCCGCTGGCAGGACGATCTCGCTGACGCATTGCTTGACGCATTTGGCGAGGAGCAGGGCAACCGCCTGCTGCAACACTATGCGGATTCGTTTCCTCCTGGCTATCGTGACGATTATCCGGCCCGTACCGCGGTGCGCGATATCGAGTTGATCGAACGCGTGCAGGGCACGGAGCGGCTCGCGATGAACCTGTATCGCCCGATCGAAGCGGGGCCGCGCGCGTTTCGTTTCAAGGTTTATCGTGCCGGCTTGCCCATTGCCTTGTCGCGCAGCTTGCCGATGCTCGAACATCTCGGCGTGCGTGTCGATGAAGAACGGCCTTATCTGATCGAAGCACTCGACGCCACGCCTGCGTGGATTCACGACTTCGGCCTCGAACTCGCGGACGATGCGGAGTTCGATATCGAACGCGTGAAGGATCTTTTCGAAGATGCGTTCGAACAGGTGTGGACCGGCGGCATCGAAAGCGACGATTTCAACCGTCTGGTGTTGCGCGCGCAACTGAATGCACGCGAGGTGACGATTCTGCGTGCTTATGCCAAGTACCTGAGGCAAGTGGGGTCGACCTTCAGCGACGCCTATATTGAACGCGCGGTCACCGGCAATCCGGGGATCGCCCGCATGCTGGTGGAATTGTTCATTGCGCGCTTCGATCCGGCGCTCGGCGATACGCGCGAGGCACGCGTCGACGGTTTGTTGAAGAGGATCGACAGCGCGCTCGATCAGGTGCCGAATCTCGACGAGGACCGGATACTCCGGCAATTCCTCGGCGTCATCAAGGCCACGCAGCGCACGAACTACTATCGTTTCGACGCCGACGGCCATCCGAAGCCCTATCTGTCGTTCAAATTCAATCCCGCGCAGGTGCCCGGTTTGCCTGAACCGAAGCCGATGTTCGAGATCTGGGTGTACTCGCCGCGTGTGGAAGGCGTGCATTTGCGCGGCGGCCGGGTCGCGCGCGGCGGGCTGCGCTGGTCGGATCGGCGAGAGGACTTCCGCACGGAAGTGCTCGGCTTGATGAAGGCGCAGATGGTGAAGAACGTGGTGATCGTGCCGGTCGGCTCCAAAGGTGGTTTTGTCGTGAAGAATCCGCCGCCGCCGACCGAACGCGACGCGTGGATGCGCGAAGGCATCGCCTGCTATCAGACGTTCCTGCGCGGGCTGCTCGATCTGACCGACAACCTCGCGGGCACGACGGTGGTGCCGCCGCCGGACGTGGTGCGGCATGACCCCGATGATCCCTACCTGGTGGTCGCCGCCGACAAGGGCACCGCCACGTTCTCCGACTACGCGAACGCCATCTCACAGGCGTACGGCTTCTGGCTCGACGACGCCTTTGCGTCGGGCGGTTCGGTCGGCTATGACCACAAGAAAATGGCGATCACGGCGCGTGGCGCGTGGGAGTCGGTCAAGCGGCACTTCCGCGAAATGGGTGTTGACACACAGGCGACCGACTTCACGGTGGTCGGTGTCGGCGATATGTCGGGCGATGTTTTTGGCAACGGCATGCTGCTGTCGCCGCATATCAAGCTGGTCGCTGCGTTCGATCATCGGCATATCTTTCTCGATCCGAATCCCGATCCTGCGGTAAGCCTTGCCGAGCGTGGGCGCCTTTTCATGCTCGATCGGTCGAGCTGGGCGGATTACGATCCGTCGATGATCTCGGCCGGAGGCGGCGTGTTTCCGCGTACGGCCAAGACGATTCCGTTGTCTCCGGCGGTACAGTCGGTACTCGGTATCAGCGCCCCGGCGCTCGCGCCCACTGAACTCATGCGCGCGATTTTTCAGGCGCCGGTTGACCTGCTCTACAACGGCGGCATCGGCACCTATGTGAAGGCGAGCCGCGAAACGCATCAGCAGGTCGGCGACCGCGCCAATGATGCGATCCGCGTCAACGGCGCCGATTTGCGCTGCAAGGTCGTAGCGGAAGGCGGCAATCTCGGTCTCACGCAACTCGGACGCATTGAATTCGCGCAGCGCGGCGGCCGCATCAATACCGATGCGATCGACAACTCCGCCGGTGTCGACTGTTCGGATCACGAGGTCAACATCAAGATTCTGCTGGGCTTGGTCGTTTCCGACGGCGAAATGACCGAGAAGCAGCGCAATGCGCTGCTCGCGGAGATGACCGATGAAGTCGGCCTGCTCGTCTTGCAGGACAACTATTACCAGACCCAGGCACTTTCGATTGCGGGCCGCTATGGCGTCGAATTGCTCGACGCCGAAGCGCGCCTGATGCGTTACCTCGAACGCGCAGGCCGGCTGAATCGCGTGATCGAGTTCTTGCCGACCGATGAAGAAGTCGCCGAACGCCAGGCGGCGAAGCAAGGGCTGACCACGCCAGAACGCGCCGTGTTGCTGGCCTATAGCAAGATGTGGCTGTACGACGCACTGCTCGAATCGTCGATGCCGGAAGACCCGCTCGTCAGCGATTTGCTGGTCGAATATTTTCCGAAGCCGTTGCGGCAGCGCTTTAGCGAACCGATGCAACGCCACCCGTTGCGGCGCGAAATCCTTGCCACGCATTTGACCAATGCGTTGGTGAATCGCGTGGGCTGCGAGTTTGTGCATCGCCTGATGGAAGAGACCGATGCGCAGCCTGGCGACATCGTGCGAGCCTGCATCATGGCGCGCGACGTGTTCGATCTCGACGACGTATGGCGCAGTATCGACGCACTCGATAACCGTGTCGCCGACGATGTGCAGGCGCGCATGTTCGTCGAAGTGGCGCGGGTCGTCGAACGTTCGGCGCTGTGGTTCCTGCGGCAGTTGCAATCGGGCGCGGTCAGCGACGGCGATGTCGCCGGCTTGCTCGCACGCTGTCGCGACGCGGCGCAACGCCTTGCGCCGCAATGGCCCGCCCTGCTGCCGACCGCCGATCTCGAAGCGCTGTCCGAGCGGCAACGCATGCTTGTGGACGCCGGTGTCGATAGCGAACTGGCAGTGCGAATTGCAGCCGGCAGCGATATCTCGGCGGCTTTGCTCGACATTGCCGAGGTGTCGTCGACCTGCGGGCGCAGTCTCGAACTCGTGGCGGGTGTCTATTTCGCGCTCGGCACGCTGCTGAACTATGGCTGGATCAGCGAGCGCGCGTCCGCCCTGTCGGCGCCCACGCACTGGGACATGCTGGCGCGCGCCACAGCGCTGGCCGAGTTCGCCCGCCTGAAACGCGCGTTGACCACGAGCGCGCTGACCGGCGCCGACGAAGCGTCCACGCCGGATGCGCTGGTTCATACGTGGCGTGAGAAGCGCGCCGCGCAATTGGAACGTTATGCGCGCCTGCTTGCCGATCTGCGGGCCACGGGCGGCGCGAGCTTGTCGATGCTGCTGGTGATCGTGCGTGAGATGGCGGCGCTCGAAAGGGCCTAG
- a CDS encoding Pimeloyl-ACP methyl ester carboxylesterase — protein sequence MSTWILLRGLTRETRHWGRLPGVLREVIGTDRLLLLDLLGNGEFAHLRAPAAVEDMVGFVRIAALQTGATGPYRVLAMSLGGMVATDWAQRHPGEIERLVLINTSMRPFSHMHERLRPSAWPGLLGVAAHWRDAPRAESGIHRLTCNYVETLGADLDAWSDIRRSAPVSRGNALRQLWAAARFRAAAAKPPCPLLILSSRADKLVNPVCSAKLAAAWGAAHREHPWAGHDLPHDDPAWTSEQVRAWLRQAPGEPQAAL from the coding sequence ATGAGCACGTGGATTCTGTTGCGTGGACTGACGCGCGAAACACGCCATTGGGGCCGGTTGCCTGGCGTGCTGCGCGAGGTGATCGGCACGGATCGCCTGCTGCTGCTCGATCTGCTGGGCAACGGTGAGTTCGCGCACTTGCGCGCGCCGGCTGCGGTCGAGGATATGGTGGGTTTCGTACGGATTGCTGCGTTGCAAACCGGAGCAACCGGGCCCTATCGCGTGCTGGCGATGTCGCTTGGCGGCATGGTGGCGACCGACTGGGCGCAGCGGCATCCCGGCGAGATCGAGCGGCTCGTGCTGATCAATACCAGTATGCGGCCGTTCAGCCACATGCATGAACGCTTGCGTCCATCCGCGTGGCCGGGACTTCTGGGCGTCGCAGCACACTGGCGCGACGCGCCGCGCGCGGAAAGCGGCATTCATCGGCTGACGTGCAATTACGTCGAAACGCTGGGCGCCGATCTCGACGCATGGAGCGACATTCGCCGGAGCGCGCCGGTGAGCCGGGGCAATGCGTTACGGCAGCTCTGGGCCGCCGCGCGCTTTCGTGCGGCGGCAGCGAAACCGCCTTGCCCGTTGCTGATTCTCTCTTCGCGCGCCGACAAGCTGGTCAACCCGGTGTGTTCAGCGAAGCTCGCGGCGGCGTGGGGCGCAGCGCATCGCGAGCATCCCTGGGCCGGTCACGACCTGCCGCACGACGACCCGGCGTGGACCAGCGAACAGGTTCGCGCGTGGCTGAGGCAAGCGCCCGGCGAGCCGCAGGCCGCGCTTTGA